Below is a genomic region from Kribbella qitaiheensis.
CCCGACTTCTGGCTCAGCGCCGCCCGCTGCTCCACCCCGAACCGGTGCTGCTCGTCGACCACGACCAGGCCGAGATCCGCGAACTGCACCTTGTCCTCGAGCAACGCGTGCGTGCCGACGACGATCCCGGCGGCGCCACTGGCCGCGTCCAACATCGCCGTACGCCGGGCTGCCGCGTTCAGCGAGCCGGTGAGCAGTCCCACCCGGGTCGCTCGGTCGGCGCCGCCGAGCATGCCCGCCTCGGCCAGCTCGCCGAGCATCTTGGTCAGGGTCTTGTGGTGCTGAGTGGCGAGCACCTCGGTCGGGGCCAGCAGGGCCGCCTGACCGCCGGCATCCACCACGGCGAGCATCGCCCGGAGCGCCACGATCGTCTTGCCGGAACCGACCTCACCCTGCAGCAGCCGGTGCATCGGATGCGGCCGGGCAATGTCGGCGAAGATCTCGTCGCCGACCTCGGTCTGCCCGGCGGTGAGCTTGAACGGCAGCCGGGCGTCGAAGTCGTCCAGCAGGCCGCCGCCGGTCCTGGCCCGCGGGATCGCCTTCAGCGCGTCGGTGACGGCCCGGCGCTGGGCCAGGATCGTCTGCATCACCAGGGCTTCCTCGAACCGGAATCGCTTCTGCGCGGCCAGCCAGTCCTGCTCGGTGTCCGGAAGATGCACCTTCTGTAGCGCCTCCCGCAGGCCGATCAGCTTCTCCTGGCCGAGGATCAGCTCCGGCAGCGGGTCCTCGACGTCGTCCAGGTTGTCGAGCACGATCTTGATGCTGCGCTCGATCGTCGCGGTCGGCAGCTTCGCGGTGGCCGGGTAGAGCGGCCGGAACGGCTTGGCCCGGCGTTCGATCTCCGCCTCGCTCAGGTCCTCCTCGTCGAGGATCTCGGTGCCCGGACCTTTGAGCTGCATGATGTCGCGGAACATCGTCACCTCGCCCCAGAACAGGGCGGCGGTCCCGACGGTCAGCTTGTTCGTCAGCCAGGGCTGGTTGAAGAAGGCGAGCTCGAGATCGTTGCGGCCGTCGCTGACGACCACCTTGGTGATCGTCTTGTGCCGCCGGTACTTGTTGACGTCCTCGGGCTTGATCTCCAGCTTGGAGTCGAGCGAGCGGACGGTGACCCGCTTGACCCGCCCGCTGACGGTCGCCTGGTCGCCGACCTCGAGCTCGTCGAACGGCGTCAGCTCACCCTTCTTCAGATACCGCCGCGGGTAGTACCGCAGCAGTTCGCCGACGGTCTCGATCCCGAGCACCTCGGTGAACGTCTTGGCCGTCTTCGCGCCGACGAAGTCGCGAAGCTTCCGGTCGATGTCCGTCTTCATTCCACCCCGATCAGCAACGGGTATCTCTCCTGACCACCGTCGTACACCACGACGTCGACATCTTTGCGGTTCCGGCGTACGTGCCGGACCAGCGCGTC
It encodes:
- the recG gene encoding ATP-dependent DNA helicase RecG, with amino-acid sequence MKTDIDRKLRDFVGAKTAKTFTEVLGIETVGELLRYYPRRYLKKGELTPFDELEVGDQATVSGRVKRVTVRSLDSKLEIKPEDVNKYRRHKTITKVVVSDGRNDLELAFFNQPWLTNKLTVGTAALFWGEVTMFRDIMQLKGPGTEILDEEDLSEAEIERRAKPFRPLYPATAKLPTATIERSIKIVLDNLDDVEDPLPELILGQEKLIGLREALQKVHLPDTEQDWLAAQKRFRFEEALVMQTILAQRRAVTDALKAIPRARTGGGLLDDFDARLPFKLTAGQTEVGDEIFADIARPHPMHRLLQGEVGSGKTIVALRAMLAVVDAGGQAALLAPTEVLATQHHKTLTKMLGELAEAGMLGGADRATRVGLLTGSLNAAARRTAMLDAASGAAGIVVGTHALLEDKVQFADLGLVVVDEQHRFGVEQRAALSQKSGENTPHVLVMTATPIPRTVAMTVFGDLSVSTLTELPAGRSPIMSSVVPAKDKPAWLVRAWERVREEVAKGHQAYVVCPRIGDEVKNAADEEGEFATAADQADAKGKPPPAKSVLETAELLAQPLAGLRLEILHGRLPADEKDSVMTRFAAGEIDVLVATTVIEVGVDVPNASTMVVMDADRFGISQLHQLRGRVGRGKVQGLCLLVTDSWDASSARARLDAVAATTDGFELSRIDLETRREGDVLGVAQSGKRSSLKLLSVLRDEEIIVSARHVANSIVSVDPELTTYPSLRSYLDSVLASEATDYLEKT